In Cloacibacterium caeni, a single window of DNA contains:
- a CDS encoding type II toxin-antitoxin system RelE/ParE family toxin, with amino-acid sequence MKSGYKIFWTEHAASELEKTIQYLQTEFSDKEISKLLIKLEETLELISINPKIFPISDKKGIHKAILLKYNSIYYRELNNTVEILSFFSNRQNPKKRKI; translated from the coding sequence ATGAAAAGTGGTTATAAAATTTTTTGGACAGAACACGCAGCCTCTGAATTAGAAAAAACCATTCAATATTTACAAACAGAATTTTCTGATAAAGAAATTTCAAAACTTTTAATAAAATTAGAAGAAACTTTAGAGCTAATTTCTATCAATCCTAAAATATTTCCCATTTCTGACAAAAAAGGAATTCACAAAGCAATCTTGCTTAAATACAATTCAATCTATTACCGAGAATTAAACAATACTGTAGAAATTTTATCCTTCTTTTCTAACAGACAAAATCCTAAAAAAAGAAAAATCTAA
- the nadB gene encoding L-aspartate oxidase, which produces MIKTDVLVIGSGISGLSYAIKISEKLPDAKITIVTKAEEDETNTKYAQGGLAVVMDLDTDNFQKHIDDTMRAGDYENNREVVEMVIKEGPDRFKEIVEWGVNFDKKEDGEFKLGREGGHTEFRIVHHKDITGAEIERALLEYCNKSPNIEILDYHYVIDLITQHHIPNKTFDKDNLNCYGAYVLDQKNKKNKKITAKVTMVATGGAGHVYKNTTNPKIATGDGIAFVHRARGKVSNMQYIQFHPTAMYSKHDGMLFLISEAVRGDGAKLRTKNGEKFMHKYDEREELASRDIVARAIDNEMKISGDEYVGLDCREMDKEKFIEHFPNIYQKCMDEGIDPFKQLIPVVPASHYLMGGIVVDKDGQSSIKNLFAVGECTNSGLHGANRLASNSLLEGLVYGHNAAMKSVELLHKDEFNYFDLENVPEWNEEGMKVMEEKVLITYLRKQLQEMMSDLVSIVRSNERLQLAQKKQREIYEAVTELYNYSVISPELSELRNLVNVSYLIIKHSLAMKENKGAFYNKDFA; this is translated from the coding sequence ATGATAAAAACAGATGTATTGGTAATTGGCTCAGGAATTTCGGGACTTTCTTACGCCATTAAAATTTCTGAAAAATTACCAGATGCTAAAATCACCATCGTCACCAAAGCGGAAGAAGACGAAACCAACACCAAATATGCTCAAGGTGGTTTAGCAGTAGTAATGGATTTAGACACAGATAATTTCCAGAAACATATAGATGACACGATGCGCGCTGGAGATTACGAAAACAATAGAGAAGTGGTAGAAATGGTTATCAAAGAAGGACCAGACCGTTTCAAAGAAATTGTAGAATGGGGCGTAAATTTTGACAAAAAAGAAGATGGCGAGTTTAAACTCGGAAGAGAAGGCGGTCACACCGAATTTAGAATTGTTCACCATAAAGATATTACTGGAGCGGAAATAGAACGTGCGCTTTTAGAATATTGCAACAAATCTCCGAATATAGAAATTCTTGATTATCATTACGTTATTGATTTAATCACACAGCACCACATTCCGAATAAAACTTTTGACAAAGATAATTTGAACTGTTATGGAGCTTATGTTCTAGACCAAAAAAATAAGAAAAATAAGAAAATTACCGCAAAAGTAACCATGGTAGCAACTGGAGGAGCTGGTCACGTTTATAAAAACACCACGAATCCAAAAATTGCAACTGGAGACGGAATTGCTTTTGTTCACAGAGCTCGCGGTAAAGTTTCTAACATGCAATACATTCAGTTTCACCCTACCGCAATGTATTCTAAACATGACGGAATGCTCTTCCTAATTTCGGAAGCAGTTCGTGGTGACGGCGCAAAACTCAGAACCAAAAATGGCGAAAAATTCATGCATAAATATGATGAGCGAGAAGAATTAGCTTCGCGAGATATTGTAGCAAGAGCCATTGACAACGAAATGAAAATTTCTGGTGATGAATATGTAGGCCTCGATTGTAGAGAAATGGATAAAGAAAAATTTATAGAACATTTCCCTAATATTTATCAAAAATGCATGGATGAAGGAATTGACCCATTTAAACAATTGATTCCTGTGGTTCCTGCAAGTCATTATTTAATGGGCGGAATCGTGGTAGATAAAGACGGACAATCTTCTATCAAAAATCTTTTTGCAGTAGGAGAATGTACCAACTCTGGATTGCACGGTGCGAATCGTCTCGCTTCTAATTCACTTTTGGAAGGTTTGGTTTATGGTCATAATGCTGCGATGAAATCTGTAGAATTGCTTCACAAAGACGAATTTAATTACTTCGACCTCGAAAACGTGCCAGAATGGAATGAAGAAGGCATGAAAGTAATGGAAGAAAAAGTGCTCATCACTTATCTCAGAAAACAACTTCAAGAAATGATGAGTGATTTGGTAAGCATCGTAAGAAGCAACGAAAGATTACAACTGGCTCAAAAAAAACAAAGAGAAATCTACGAAGCGGTTACAGAATTGTATAATTATTCAGTAATTTCGCCAGAATTATCAGAATTAAGAAATCTGGTGAATGTTTCTTACCTTATTATTAAGCATTCTTTGGCAATGAAAGAAAACAAAGGTGCTTTTTATAATAAAGATTTTGCTTAA
- a CDS encoding GH3 auxin-responsive promoter family protein encodes MINFLKKSIAKIWAKNHVAKTKDFKNNAEVLQEKLLLDLVKKSEKTLFGLQHNFSEIKSVEDFQKNVKISDYEDLKPFIEKVKHGDKNILWPEKPEYFAKTSGTTSGTKYIPLTKEGMDYQVKAAQSALFHYIAQKNNADFVNGKMIFLQGSPELEDINDIKTGRLSGIVAHHIPKYLQKNRLPSYETNCIEDWETKVDKIVEETEKENMTLISGIPPWLIMYFEKLIERNGKKIKQLFPNLQLIVTGGVNYEPYREKMEELLGGKVDIIQTFPASEGFFAFQDDYEKEGLLLQSNHGIFYEFIPLELYGKPDAPRLTLKDVELNKDYALILTTNSGLWAYSIGDVVRFISKNPHRILVSGRTKHFTSAFGEHVIAFEVEEAMKATVEKFPAQITEFHLAPQVNPENGELPYHEWFIEFEKEPENLEDFRQNLDLEMRKRNTYYDDLIAGNILQVLKITKLQKNAFQEYAKSEGKLGGQNKIPRLANDRKIGEFLKNFKI; translated from the coding sequence ATGATAAATTTCTTAAAGAAAAGCATCGCCAAAATTTGGGCGAAAAACCATGTTGCCAAAACAAAAGACTTCAAAAATAACGCCGAAGTTCTTCAGGAAAAATTGTTATTAGACTTGGTCAAAAAATCCGAAAAAACACTTTTCGGACTTCAGCATAACTTTTCGGAAATTAAATCTGTGGAAGATTTTCAAAAAAATGTGAAAATCTCTGACTACGAAGACCTAAAACCTTTTATAGAAAAAGTAAAACACGGCGACAAAAATATTCTTTGGCCAGAAAAACCAGAATATTTCGCCAAAACTTCTGGAACCACTTCTGGAACGAAATATATTCCTTTAACTAAAGAAGGAATGGACTATCAGGTAAAAGCAGCGCAATCTGCGCTTTTCCATTATATTGCTCAAAAAAATAATGCTGATTTTGTAAACGGAAAAATGATTTTCTTGCAAGGTTCACCAGAACTGGAAGACATTAACGACATAAAAACAGGCAGACTTTCGGGAATTGTAGCGCATCACATCCCAAAATATTTGCAAAAAAACAGATTGCCGAGCTACGAAACCAATTGCATAGAAGATTGGGAAACTAAAGTGGACAAAATTGTAGAAGAAACCGAAAAAGAGAACATGACTTTGATTTCGGGAATTCCGCCTTGGTTAATTATGTATTTTGAAAAGCTCATCGAAAGAAATGGCAAAAAAATAAAACAATTATTTCCGAATCTTCAACTCATTGTAACAGGCGGTGTAAACTACGAACCTTATCGTGAAAAAATGGAAGAACTTCTCGGCGGAAAAGTAGATATTATTCAAACATTTCCTGCAAGTGAAGGCTTTTTTGCTTTTCAAGATGATTATGAAAAAGAAGGACTTTTACTACAATCGAATCACGGAATTTTCTACGAATTTATTCCGCTGGAATTATATGGTAAACCAGACGCTCCAAGATTGACTTTGAAAGATGTGGAACTCAATAAAGATTATGCGTTGATTTTGACAACAAATTCTGGACTTTGGGCGTATTCTATTGGTGATGTAGTGCGATTTATTTCTAAAAATCCGCACCGAATTTTAGTTTCCGGAAGAACCAAACATTTCACCTCAGCTTTTGGGGAACACGTAATTGCATTTGAAGTGGAAGAAGCGATGAAAGCAACTGTAGAAAAATTCCCAGCACAGATTACGGAGTTTCATCTAGCGCCACAAGTAAATCCCGAAAATGGAGAATTGCCATACCATGAATGGTTTATAGAATTTGAAAAAGAGCCAGAAAATTTGGAAGATTTTCGTCAAAATCTAGATTTGGAAATGCGCAAAAGAAACACGTATTATGATGATTTAATTGCTGGAAATATTTTGCAAGTTTTGAAAATTACCAAATTGCAGAAAAACGCCTTCCAAGAATATGCAAAATCTGAAGGAAAACTGGGCGGACAAAACAAAATTCCACGTTTGGCGAATGATAGAAAAATTGGTGAGTTTTTAAAGAATTTTAAAATCTAG
- a CDS encoding MFS transporter yields MISLEPIKTLKNKEFRNLLTGRFFLILAFRMLATLLGWWVYQLTKDPFSIGLIGLSEVIPAVSTALYAGHVIDMNEKKRMLLLCTSGYFVLIALLLIPAFYASNLHFTGHEITYYIYGIIFLTGICRAFIGPIVPVMIPKIVGQEKLANAITLNQATFLTASVSGHAIGGFLIALITIKWTLVIILFLILLASLFFFQIKKQQSEYHKNELQVWASMKEGITYIYRTKEILGALCLDMFAVLFGGAVAMIPVFASDILKVGADGFGILNAASDIGSMMIIVTLSFIPLRKNQGKILIGVVAGFGLCIIGFGLSKLYWLSFLFLMLSGIFDGISVVIRGTIVQLKTPDHIRGRVMSANSIFIMSSNEMGQFESGVAAKLLGVVKSVVFGGTMTVLIALFVGKFVPKLRKMEY; encoded by the coding sequence ATGATTTCTCTTGAGCCCATTAAAACTCTAAAAAATAAAGAGTTCCGAAACCTACTTACCGGAAGATTTTTTCTAATTCTAGCGTTTAGAATGCTCGCCACGTTATTAGGATGGTGGGTTTATCAGCTCACCAAAGATCCTTTTTCGATAGGTTTGATAGGACTTTCGGAAGTTATTCCTGCGGTTTCTACAGCTTTGTACGCTGGTCATGTTATCGACATGAACGAGAAAAAAAGAATGCTTCTCTTGTGCACTTCGGGATATTTTGTGCTGATTGCGTTGTTATTAATTCCTGCATTTTACGCATCTAATCTTCATTTTACAGGTCACGAAATCACTTATTACATCTACGGAATTATATTTCTTACAGGAATTTGTAGAGCTTTCATCGGCCCGATTGTTCCGGTAATGATTCCCAAAATTGTAGGACAAGAAAAATTAGCAAACGCCATTACCTTAAACCAAGCGACTTTTCTTACCGCATCTGTTTCAGGACACGCAATTGGAGGATTTCTCATCGCTTTAATTACTATAAAATGGACTTTAGTCATCATTTTATTTTTAATTTTATTGGCATCCTTATTTTTCTTTCAAATCAAAAAACAACAGTCAGAATACCACAAAAATGAGTTGCAAGTTTGGGCTTCTATGAAAGAAGGAATCACTTACATTTATAGAACGAAAGAAATTCTAGGAGCATTATGCTTAGATATGTTTGCCGTTCTTTTTGGCGGTGCAGTTGCCATGATTCCTGTTTTCGCAAGTGATATTTTAAAAGTTGGAGCTGATGGTTTTGGAATTCTCAACGCTGCATCAGATATTGGCTCGATGATGATTATTGTAACGCTTTCTTTCATTCCGTTAAGAAAAAATCAGGGCAAAATTTTAATTGGTGTAGTAGCTGGATTTGGTTTGTGCATCATTGGTTTCGGCTTGTCAAAACTCTATTGGTTGTCTTTCTTATTCCTTATGTTAAGCGGAATTTTTGACGGAATTTCAGTCGTGATAAGAGGAACCATCGTACAGTTGAAAACTCCAGATCACATTAGAGGAAGAGTCATGAGTGCAAATTCTATCTTCATTATGTCTAGCAACGAAATGGGACAATTTGAAAGCGGTGTTGCTGCGAAACTTTTAGGCGTGGTAAAATCAGTCGTTTTTGGCGGAACCATGACCGTTCTTATTGCACTTTTTGTAGGGAAATTTGTTCCAAAATTGAGAAAAATGGAATATTAA
- the dnaB gene encoding replicative DNA helicase — protein sequence MAQKETLSSLTHGNFAKELSISAGKMPPNAVEFEKLVIGTFLIDKKGLDYSIDLLTPEVFYDPRHQVIFSAILKLYEKNEPVDLMTVIQELKKEEKLGFAGGDHYIIDLTMGVSSSAHIEYHVRVILEKFILRSLINVSANVIDSSYKESTDVFELLDKAEQSFFEITNGTIKKGFDTANSLVKEAIDKIKSLKDKEGLSGIPSGFRDVDKETGGWQSSDLIIIAARPAMGKTAFLLSMARNITVEHNIPMALFSLEMASVQLITRMIASETGISSEKLRKGQMSEEEWQRLFSNVAALENAPLYIDETPALSVFDFRAKCRRLVMQHGVRIIMVDYLQLMTANSGGKGGGNREQEIATISRSLKAIAKELNVPVIALSQLSRTVETRPNKRPQLSDLRESGAIEQDADIVSFIYRPEYYKIDTWEDETPSANQAELIIAKHRNGSIADVRLSFHGSLAKFSDLDVFGSYHSSGFAQQDEPSGFDKLRVSIDPGAAFGLPDNGNISGSAMNDDDDDAEMPF from the coding sequence ATGGCACAGAAGGAAACATTATCAAGTTTAACACATGGTAATTTCGCGAAGGAACTTTCTATTTCAGCAGGCAAAATGCCGCCTAATGCAGTTGAATTCGAGAAATTGGTTATTGGAACTTTTTTGATTGACAAAAAAGGATTAGATTATTCTATAGATTTATTAACTCCCGAGGTTTTTTACGACCCGAGACATCAAGTTATTTTTTCTGCAATCTTAAAATTGTACGAAAAAAACGAGCCTGTAGATTTAATGACCGTAATCCAAGAGCTCAAAAAAGAAGAAAAACTAGGTTTTGCCGGAGGTGACCATTACATTATCGACCTTACTATGGGCGTTTCTTCGAGCGCTCACATAGAATATCATGTTCGTGTAATTCTAGAAAAATTCATTCTCAGAAGCTTGATTAATGTTTCTGCGAATGTAATTGACAGTTCTTACAAAGAATCTACAGACGTTTTTGAATTGCTAGACAAAGCCGAACAATCTTTTTTTGAAATTACCAATGGAACCATCAAAAAAGGTTTTGACACCGCCAATTCCTTGGTAAAAGAAGCCATTGATAAAATTAAGTCTTTAAAAGACAAAGAAGGACTTTCTGGTATTCCATCAGGATTTAGAGATGTAGACAAAGAAACAGGAGGATGGCAAAGTTCTGACTTAATCATCATCGCGGCACGTCCTGCAATGGGAAAAACCGCATTTCTACTTTCTATGGCGAGAAACATCACTGTAGAACACAATATTCCGATGGCGCTATTCTCTCTGGAGATGGCATCTGTACAGCTCATTACAAGGATGATTGCCTCTGAAACGGGAATTTCTTCTGAAAAATTAAGAAAAGGACAAATGTCTGAAGAAGAATGGCAAAGACTATTCTCAAACGTAGCCGCTCTCGAAAACGCACCGCTTTATATAGACGAAACACCTGCTCTTTCAGTATTTGATTTCCGTGCAAAATGCAGAAGATTGGTAATGCAACATGGCGTAAGAATCATCATGGTGGATTATTTACAGTTGATGACCGCAAATTCCGGAGGAAAAGGCGGCGGAAACAGAGAGCAAGAAATTGCAACCATTTCTCGTTCATTAAAGGCGATTGCAAAAGAATTAAACGTTCCTGTTATTGCACTTTCTCAGTTATCCAGAACCGTAGAAACCCGTCCAAATAAGAGACCTCAACTTTCGGATTTGAGAGAATCTGGAGCAATTGAGCAAGATGCAGATATCGTTTCTTTCATCTACAGACCAGAATATTATAAAATTGACACTTGGGAAGACGAAACTCCTTCTGCGAACCAAGCAGAACTTATCATTGCGAAGCACAGAAACGGTTCTATTGCAGATGTAAGATTAAGTTTCCACGGAAGCTTAGCCAAATTCTCAGATTTAGACGTTTTCGGAAGCTATCATTCTTCTGGTTTTGCGCAACAGGATGAACCAAGCGGTTTTGATAAATTGCGTGTTTCCATAGATCCAGGTGCAGCATTTGGCTTACCAGATAACGGAAATATTTCTGGTTCTGCCATGAATGACGATGACGATGATGCTGAAATGCCGTTCTAA
- the rnhA gene encoding ribonuclease HI has product MKIEIYTDGACSGNPGKGGYGILMRVPEKKYQKTFSEGFRLTTNNRMELLAVIEALEKLKNPEENVHVFTDSKYVADAINQNWIFGWIKKGFKNVKNPDLWQRFIPLFRKHKIEFHWIKGHAGHPENEICDQLAVKASQSSNLKIDTFFENQKEGGLF; this is encoded by the coding sequence ATGAAAATCGAAATTTACACAGACGGCGCTTGTAGTGGCAATCCTGGAAAAGGTGGCTATGGAATTCTCATGCGTGTTCCTGAAAAAAAATACCAAAAAACGTTTTCCGAAGGTTTCCGTTTGACCACCAATAACAGAATGGAACTTTTGGCGGTGATTGAAGCACTTGAAAAGTTAAAAAATCCCGAAGAAAACGTTCATGTTTTCACTGATTCTAAATATGTAGCCGATGCCATTAACCAAAATTGGATTTTTGGATGGATAAAAAAAGGCTTTAAAAATGTAAAAAATCCTGATTTGTGGCAAAGATTTATTCCGCTTTTTAGGAAACATAAAATAGAATTTCATTGGATAAAAGGTCATGCTGGTCATCCTGAAAATGAAATCTGCGATCAACTCGCTGTAAAAGCTTCTCAATCATCAAATTTAAAAATTGACACCTTCTTTGAAAATCAAAAAGAGGGCGGATTGTTTTAA
- the mfd gene encoding transcription-repair coupling factor yields the protein MLKNISQTLIPEFLRKNFGKELFENLDQNQHISVKGFAGSVPSILVAELFLTQKKDVLFIIDDKESSNYITSELEEMIGEENILYFPETHLEPYQVEKTQNANIVLRTEVLNRLNFDKKKKIIVATASSLSEKVLKKEDFKAISHTIKVGDQLDFDFTEELLNQFNFNYTDFVSEPGEFSVRGGIVDVFSYAYEKPFRITFFGNEVESIKEFDIETQLSTGKVNEFELVSNMNFAVSGSKVSLLDLLPKESFIVTKNAYLTVKNLKDFYEKAEQKFETLSKEIKHQKPEILFVSDEVFLQNLEKFKVIDFTTQQLNDFTTLQLNQTSQPTFHKNFELLAEDLKEKKEEGYETWISFSGEKQKERLESIFEELNHDLPFKSFKSELHEGFVDYELKVSVYTDHQIFDRYQRYKAKNSFAKSEQLTLKDLMSLKVGDYITHIDHGIGKFMGLVKVTNDGKTQECFKLTYKNNDLLYVSIHSLHKISKYNGPDGREIVLNKLGSPTWKTLKQKTKAKVKQIAFDLIKLYAQRKTAKGFSFSPDSYLQNELEASFIYEDTPDQEKATQDVKNDMENDGVMDRLICGDVGFGKTEVAIRAAFKAATDGKQVAVLVPTTILAFQHYRSFKERLKDFPVSISYLNRFRSAKQKNETKEGLKNGKIDIVIGTHQLVGKDIEFKDLGLLIIDEEHKFGVNVKDKLKTLKANIDTLTLTATPIPRTLQFSLMAARDLSVIKTPPPNRQPVDTQIIGFNEEILRDAISYEIQRDGQVYFINNRIENLKDIAGLIQRLVPDARVITGHGQMEGKELEARILDFMEGKYDVLVSTTIVESGVDVPNANTIFINDAQKFGMADLHQMRGRVGRSNRKAFCYLITPPFDMMTSDARKRLEAIEQFSDLGSGFQIAMKDLEIRGAGDLLGAEQSGFINEMGFETYQKLMQEALEELQNEDDFQDLFENEEDRKKLFKSQKEVNIDTDFELMLPDSYVNSTEERLSLYQKLAEILTKEELQKFENELVDRFGNLPKEAVNLLKSVELKWLAAEIGFDKIVMKNGIFLGYFPDNPQDKFYQSEKFRNIIAYLSQNPKEAQLKEKSGKEGNQLMMRKDCVKNVDEVNVLLNNILG from the coding sequence ATGCTGAAAAATATTAGTCAAACGCTTATTCCCGAGTTTTTAAGAAAGAATTTTGGAAAAGAACTTTTTGAGAATTTAGACCAAAACCAACATATTTCTGTGAAAGGTTTTGCAGGTTCTGTTCCGTCTATTTTGGTGGCAGAGTTATTTCTTACGCAGAAAAAAGATGTTCTTTTTATCATTGACGATAAAGAATCTTCTAATTATATCACTTCGGAATTAGAGGAAATGATAGGCGAAGAAAACATTTTGTATTTTCCTGAAACGCATTTAGAACCTTATCAAGTTGAGAAAACCCAAAATGCAAACATCGTTTTAAGAACAGAAGTTCTCAATCGTTTGAATTTTGATAAAAAGAAAAAAATTATCGTTGCCACCGCTTCTTCGCTTTCAGAAAAAGTGTTGAAAAAGGAAGATTTCAAAGCGATTTCTCACACGATAAAAGTTGGCGACCAACTGGATTTTGATTTTACGGAAGAATTACTCAATCAATTTAATTTTAATTATACCGATTTCGTTTCTGAACCTGGAGAATTTTCGGTTCGTGGCGGAATTGTAGATGTTTTTTCTTACGCTTACGAAAAACCTTTCAGAATTACTTTTTTCGGAAATGAAGTAGAAAGTATTAAGGAATTTGACATCGAAACTCAACTTTCCACAGGAAAAGTCAATGAGTTTGAATTGGTTTCTAATATGAATTTTGCGGTTTCAGGAAGCAAGGTTTCTCTACTTGATTTATTGCCAAAAGAGAGTTTCATTGTGACTAAAAATGCTTATCTCACCGTAAAAAATCTGAAAGATTTCTACGAAAAAGCAGAGCAAAAATTTGAAACGTTAAGTAAAGAAATTAAGCATCAAAAACCAGAAATTCTTTTCGTTTCTGATGAAGTTTTCCTGCAAAATTTAGAAAAATTTAAAGTCATCGATTTTACGACTCAACAACTTAACGATTTTACGACTTTACAACTCAATCAAACTTCACAACCCACTTTCCACAAAAATTTTGAGCTTCTCGCCGAAGATTTAAAAGAAAAAAAAGAAGAAGGTTATGAAACTTGGATTTCTTTTTCGGGAGAAAAACAAAAGGAAAGATTAGAGAGTATTTTTGAGGAATTGAACCATGATTTACCGTTTAAATCTTTCAAATCTGAGCTTCATGAAGGTTTTGTAGATTACGAACTAAAAGTTTCGGTGTATACAGATCATCAGATTTTTGACCGTTACCAAAGATATAAAGCCAAAAATTCTTTTGCCAAATCTGAGCAGTTAACCCTAAAAGATTTAATGTCTCTAAAAGTTGGGGATTACATTACGCATATTGACCACGGAATTGGTAAATTTATGGGATTGGTGAAAGTTACCAATGACGGAAAAACACAAGAATGTTTCAAATTGACGTATAAAAACAACGATTTGCTCTACGTTTCTATCCATTCACTTCATAAAATTTCAAAATATAACGGACCAGATGGAAGAGAAATCGTTCTCAATAAACTCGGTTCTCCAACTTGGAAAACTTTAAAGCAAAAAACCAAAGCAAAAGTTAAACAAATTGCATTTGACCTCATTAAATTATATGCTCAGAGAAAAACAGCAAAAGGTTTTTCGTTTTCGCCGGATTCTTATTTGCAGAACGAATTAGAGGCGAGTTTCATTTACGAAGATACTCCAGATCAGGAAAAAGCAACGCAAGATGTAAAAAATGACATGGAAAATGATGGCGTAATGGATCGCTTGATTTGTGGAGATGTAGGTTTCGGAAAAACGGAAGTGGCAATTCGTGCGGCTTTCAAAGCGGCAACTGATGGAAAGCAAGTTGCAGTCTTGGTTCCTACCACGATTTTGGCGTTTCAACATTACCGAAGTTTCAAAGAAAGGTTGAAAGATTTTCCTGTCAGTATTTCTTATTTGAACCGTTTCCGTTCTGCCAAACAAAAAAATGAAACCAAAGAAGGACTCAAAAATGGTAAAATTGATATTGTTATCGGAACGCATCAATTGGTGGGAAAAGATATAGAATTCAAAGATTTAGGATTATTGATTATTGACGAGGAACATAAATTCGGCGTAAATGTAAAAGATAAACTCAAAACGCTAAAAGCAAATATTGATACCTTGACTTTAACGGCAACTCCAATTCCGAGAACGCTTCAGTTTTCTTTGATGGCGGCAAGAGATTTATCGGTCATTAAAACGCCACCGCCAAATCGTCAACCAGTTGATACACAGATTATTGGATTTAATGAAGAAATTCTAAGAGATGCGATTTCTTACGAAATTCAAAGAGATGGACAGGTTTATTTCATCAATAATAGAATAGAAAATCTGAAAGATATTGCAGGTTTAATTCAGCGTTTGGTACCTGATGCGAGAGTCATTACAGGTCACGGACAAATGGAAGGAAAAGAATTGGAAGCCAGAATTCTGGATTTTATGGAAGGAAAATATGATGTTTTGGTTTCTACCACGATTGTAGAATCTGGAGTAGACGTTCCGAATGCGAACACGATTTTCATTAATGATGCGCAAAAATTCGGGATGGCAGATTTGCACCAAATGCGCGGTAGAGTTGGACGAAGCAATCGAAAAGCGTTTTGTTATCTGATTACGCCACCGTTTGATATGATGACTTCGGATGCTAGAAAACGTCTCGAAGCGATAGAGCAGTTTTCAGATTTGGGAAGTGGTTTCCAAATTGCGATGAAAGATTTAGAAATCAGAGGAGCTGGAGATTTATTAGGAGCAGAACAAAGTGGTTTTATCAATGAAATGGGCTTTGAAACCTATCAAAAATTGATGCAAGAAGCATTGGAAGAATTGCAAAACGAAGATGATTTCCAAGATTTATTTGAGAATGAAGAAGACCGTAAAAAATTATTCAAATCTCAGAAAGAAGTCAATATTGACACTGATTTTGAGTTGATGTTGCCAGATTCTTACGTGAATTCTACGGAAGAAAGACTGTCTTTATATCAAAAATTGGCAGAAATCCTTACTAAAGAAGAATTGCAGAAATTTGAAAATGAATTGGTTGATAGGTTTGGAAACTTGCCAAAAGAAGCCGTTAATTTATTGAAATCTGTAGAACTGAAATGGCTCGCAGCGGAAATAGGTTTTGATAAAATCGTCATGAAAAACGGAATTTTCCTCGGGTATTTTCCAGATAATCCGCAAGATAAATTCTACCAAAGTGAAAAATTCAGAAATATTATCGCTTATTTAAGTCAAAATCCTAAAGAAGCTCAACTGAAAGAAAAATCTGGTAAAGAAGGCAATCAATTGATGATGAGAAAAGACTGCGTGAAAAATGTAGATGAGGTGAATGTTTTGTTAAACAATATTTTGGGATAG
- a CDS encoding DMT family transporter, translating into MNWLILIIAGLFETAFAFCLGKAQETTGKENLYWWSGFAVCLFLSMFLMYKAIAGENGLPIGTAYAVWTGIGAVGSVLMGIFFFNEPATFWRIFFVSTLIISIVGLKFVSE; encoded by the coding sequence ATGAATTGGTTAATACTCATCATCGCAGGATTATTCGAAACGGCATTTGCGTTTTGTTTAGGAAAAGCACAAGAAACCACAGGTAAAGAAAACCTTTATTGGTGGTCTGGTTTTGCAGTTTGCCTTTTTCTTTCTATGTTTCTCATGTACAAAGCTATTGCTGGCGAAAATGGTTTGCCAATCGGAACAGCTTACGCAGTTTGGACAGGAATTGGAGCGGTAGGAAGCGTTTTGATGGGAATCTTTTTCTTTAACGAACCTGCTACTTTCTGGCGCATCTTTTTCGTGTCAACTTTAATTATTTCAATTGTAGGATTGAAGTTTGTGAGTGAGTAG